A region of the Vanrija pseudolonga chromosome 2, complete sequence genome:
CTGAAACCCCGATCTCGCTTGGCTGGCGCCTGGCTCAAGCTGCACTGTACGAGCCAAGTCAGTGCCCCAATTTGCTCCCGCCTCCCTCCTTGTCCCTGCCAGCAACCAGTGacgctcactcgctcgccgtccgtccagtggccgtgctcgctgctgctgccgctccgtcgtcaccaccaccacgacgcacAATCTACCAACTCCTCTCCATCACACCCACTCTTCCGTGTCCATCCTCAGCCCACAAAGGATCCAGGTGAGTCCCGTGGATGGCAGTGCAccgcagctcgccaagcgaCCCTCTCGTTGGCAAgctcgcgtgcgcgcgcgagccgcaaCTCCCCCCACACGTGCGAGACTCACCCCTTCCCCAGACACAATGTCCACCTCTGCAGAGCTCTGCCCCATCTACGCGCCCTTCTTCGGAGCCATGGgctgcgcgtcggccatCATATTCACGTCGATTGGCGCTGCGTGAGTGTCTTGtaggcggcgcggcgggccgaGTCGATGCGAGCATCCAACGCTGACGCCGGCTCCTTATCTCATCTTGCTGCTACATCACACAACAGCTACGGAACCGCCAAGGCTGGCGTCGGAGTCTCGGCCATGGCGGTCCTCCGCCCCGACCTCATGATCCAGTGTACCGTCCCCGTCATTATGGCCGGTATCATTGCCATTGTAAGTTGTCGCTAGTCGGGCCCTCTGACGCCCAGTACGGCCTCGTCGTGTCGGTCCTCATCTCGGGCGGCCTCAAGTCGCCCATGCCCCTGTACACTGGTTTCATCCAGTTCGGTGCCGGCCTCTCGGTCGGTCTCGCCGGTCTCGCGGCCGGCTTCGCCATCGGCATTGTCGGTGACGCCGGTGTGCGTGGAACTGCCCAGCAGCCCCGTCTCTTCGTCGGCATGATCCTCATCCTCATTTtcgccgaggtcctcggtCTCTACGGCCTCATTGTCGCCCTGATCCTCAACACCAACGCCGAGACGGCCTACAAGTGTGCCGAGATTGTCGGCCAGCTCtaagctgctgctgccgctgctcgatTGGGACGGACACAGCTAGTCAAAACCATCGCACTCACCCTCAtgccctcccccacccccacctcctccccccaCTTCATTCTTCTAAGCCACGCTGGCGAAAGGACTAGAAACCCGCCGTCGTGCACACCACAAAGTTAGAACCCCGTGATGCACTCGTGAAGTTGCAGAGTGGCGTGGGCAGAGGCGACTAACCTGTCATGTTCACCTCTGGACACAGTGTCTCACTGACCGGCTATCGGCGGCGCACTGGCTTGAGTGCACGGACGAAAGAGCGAGGTGCGTCA
Encoded here:
- the vma3 gene encoding V-type proton ATPase proteolipid subunit, with translation MSTSAELCPIYAPFFGAMGCASAIIFTSIGAAYGTAKAGVGVSAMAVLRPDLMIQCTVPVIMAGIIAIYGLVVSVLISGGLKSPMPLYTGFIQFGAGLSVGLAGLAAGFAIGIVGDAGVRGTAQQPRLFVGMILILIFAEVLGLYGLIVALILNTNAETAYKCAEIVGQL